TGGCAATTTTAGGGTGTTAAATAACCAAAAAGTCTAGATCTGACCAGAATTTAAATACCCATCTAGGGCAGTAAAGATCATGTTCTGAAATTGGGCAGTGGGGTCACTTCTGAGTTTCTTGTAAAAGGTGTTGTCAAGCAGCTGTCTATGACACTCATGTACATAAACTGTCCTATCCATGAGTACAACCGACCCACCCTTATCAGCAGGGCGGGTAAGGACTGACGTATCGGATTGTACAACCGACCCACCATTATCAGCAGGGCGAGTAAGGACTGACGTATCAGATTGTAGAACGGACCCACCATTATCAGCAGGGTGGGTAAGGACTGACGTATCAGATTGTAGAACGGACCCACCCTTATCAGCAAGGCAGGTAAGGACTGACGTATCAGATTGTAGAACGGACCCACCCTTATCAGCAGGGCGGGTAAGGACTGACGTATCAGATTGTAGAACGGACCCACCATTATCAGCAGGGCGGGTAAGGACTGACGTATCAGATTGTAGAACGGACCCACCCTTATCAGCAGGGTGGGTAAGGACTGACGTATCGGATTGTACAACCGACCCACCCTTATCAGCAGGGCGGGTAAGGACTGACGTATCGGATTGTACAACCGACCCACCCTTATCAGCAAGGCGGGTAAGGACTGACGTATCGGATTGTACAACCGACCCACCCTTATCAGCAGGGCGGGTAAGGACTGACGTATCGGATTGTACAACCGACCCACCCTTATCAGCAGGGCGGGTAAGGACTGACGTATCGGATTGTACAACCGACCCACCCTTATCAGCAGGGCGGGTAAGGACTGACGTATCGGATTGTACAACCGACCCACCCTTATCAGCAGGGCGGGTAAGGACTGACGTATCGGATTGTACAACCGACCCACCCTTATCAGCAGGGCGGGTAAGGACTGACGTATCGGATTGTACAACCGACCCACCCTTATCAGCAGGGCGAGTAAGGACTGACGTATCGGATTGTACAACCGACCCACCCTTATCAGCAGGGCGGGTAAGGACTGACGTATCGGATTGTACAACCGACCCACCATTATCAGCAGGGCGGGTAAGGACTGACGTATCGGATAACCCTTTATTAAGCAAGGAAATATGGGCAGGGCTCAATATCTTGCTTGATAAATTAATACCACTCAGTCCGGTGGGTTCTGGGACCGTGTGAAAGGTCCCCTCTGCCTCTGATAGTCGTTACACCGTCGGGTGTGACATCTCGTCGGTGCGCGTGTCCACGGCCACCTCCGCCCTTCCGTCGGCCCAGTCTCTCGTTGGATAAAAAACTGGTACAGGAAGCGGATGAGGCGCTGGTTGTAGAACATTGATCAGACGAGGTGGATAGAAGTAAGCAGCCTCCCTCCTGCGTCTgtcatggagaggaggacctcTTTTATCAGGGTTTCTCCAGAAGTATACTTTATCCTCGGCCTTGTCTTTTTTTGTCTTGGTTGAATTTCTTGATTTTAAGTTCCTTTATTTCCAGACAATTTGTCCTGGAGCGCTTGGTTATGCCAATATGCCGTCAACATTATCATGGGTTCTGGAGAAACAGGGGGacttgggggaggggggggtcaggACAGAAGCCTTGCTTTTGTCCACATGCAGACATTTCACAAAGTGCGTAGAAACAAACTCAAATAGATGCAGTTGCCTTTCATCGTTTACATAAAGATAATGGAACATAAAGGTAATGGGACATAAAGGTAATGGAACATAAAGGTAATGGGACATAAAGGTAATGGAACATAAAGGTAATGGGACATAATGGTAATGTAACATAAAGGTAATGGGACATAAAGGTAATGGAACATAAATGCAATGTGACATAAAGGTAATGGAACATAAAGATAATGGAACATAAAGGTAATGGGACTGGCAAAACTACCTTTGCTAAATTATTATTGAAAAATCCCAAACTGTCCCTTTAAATACACAAAGGAAATTGAACTTCCCCCTACAGATTAAAAATATAATCCATTCACTTAATCATATAGCTCTTAACATTGAAAAGGGAGTgttgcctcccgggtggcacggTGGTCTAAGGGGGGTGGTAAAGCATTTAATGAGAATGGCCATGTGTAGACCATTCCGACTGTACACCTAGGAGCTGCATGAGAACAATaatgactggtggtggtggtgggggggtgacTCATTATTAGCCTTCAATACCTGTTCTATTTTTAACATAAGTACAGATCATTGTACTTATTTTCTTCAAAATTCAGCAACATCAAGGGTCATTTTTTCacaaaggccagttttattgcttctttaaatcagcacaacagttttcagctgtgctaacataattgcaaaagggttttctaatgatcaattagccttttaaaataataaacttcgattagctaacacaacgtgccattggaacccagaagtgatggttgctgataattggtctctgtacgcctatgtggaTATTCCATCAAaagaaaatctgccgtttccagctacaatcgtcatttacaacattaacaatgtcgacactgtatttctaatcaatttgatgttattttaatggacagaaaatgtgctttttcaaaaacaaggatatttctaagtgactccaaacttctgaacggtagtgtatatacagtttaagtcagaagtttacatacaccttagccaagtacaattaaactcagtttttcacaattcctgacatttaatcctagtaaaaattccctgtcttaagatcaccactttattttaagaatgtgaaatgtcagaataatagtagagagaatgatttatttcagtttttatttatttcatcacattcccagtgggtcagacatttacataacctcaattagtatttggtagcattgcctttaaattgtgtatgatggccactccaataccttgactttgttgtccttaagtcattttgccacaactttggaagtatgcttggggtcattgtccatttggaagacccatttgcgaccgagctttaacttcctgactgatgtcttgatatgttgcttcaatatatccacataattttcctccctcatgaagctatctattttgtgaattgcaccagtccctcctgcagcaaagcacccccacaacatgatgctgccacccccatgcttcacggttgggatggtgttctttggcttaaaagcctcctccttttcctccaaacataacaatggtcattatggccaaacagttctatttttgtttcatcagaccagaggaaatttctccataaagtacaatctttgtccccatgtgcagttgcaaactgtagtctggcatttttatggcggttttggagcagtggtttcttccttgctgaacggcctttcaggttatgtcgatttaggacttgttttactgtggatatagatacttttgtacctgtttcctccagcatcttcacaaggtcctttgtctctgggagacagagtgcgtctccttcctgagcggtatgacggctgcgtggtcccatggtgtttatacttgcgtactattgtttgtacagatgaacgtggtaccttcaggcatttggaaattgctcccaagaatgaaccagacttgtggaggtctacaattttttttctgaagtcttggctgatttatttagattttcccatgatgtcaagcaaagaggcactgagttcaaAGGTAGGcactgaaatacatccacaggtacacctccaattgactctaatgatgtcaattagcctatcagaagcttctaaagccatgacatcattttctggaattttccaagctgtttaaaggcacagtcaactttgtgtatgtaaacttctgacccactggaattgtgatacagtgaattataagtaaaataatctctgtaaaaattttgggaaaaatgacttgtgtcatgcacaaagtagatgtcctaaccgacgtgccaaaactatagtttgttaacaagaaatttgtggagtggttgaaaaacgagttttaatgactccaacctaagtgtatgtaaacttccgacttcaactgtacgtgtgtatgtatgtatgcaattgaataaatatgtgtgtatgtatgcaattgaataaatatatatacacatgtgtATGTATACAATTAAGTaaacatgtgtgtatgtatacaaattgaataaatatatatacacgtgTATGTATACAATTAAGTaaacatgtgtgtatgtatgcaatTGAATAAATatattggggcagcaggtagcctagtggttagaacattacagcattggaccagtaaccgaaaggttgctaggtaAAACGTTGTCGTTCCGCCCCTGAACAAgttagttaacacactgttctttggccgtcattgtgaataagaagttgttctttaactgaatgatagtgaagacatcaaaactatgtaataacacatatggaaccgtgtactgtagtaatcaaaaaagtgttaaacaaatcaaaatgtattttatatttgaaattcttcaaagtagccccactttgccttgatgacagctttgcacactcttggcattctctcaaccaactggaatacatttaaattaaaaggtgtgccttgttaaaaagttaatttgaggtatttatttccttcttgagccaatcagttgtgttgtgacaaggtaggggtggtatacagaagatagtcctatttggtaaaagacccaagtccatattatggcaagaacagctcaaataagcaaagagaaacaacagtccatcattactttaagacatgaagctcagtcaatctggaaaatttcaataactttattttaattttaatgcagtcacaaaaaccatcaagcgctatgatgaaactggctctcatgaggaccgccacagaacaggaagacccacagttacctctgctgcaaaggataagttcattagagttaactgcacctcaggtTGCAGCCCAAATAACTGCTTCACAGAgtacaagtaacagacatctcaacatcaactgttcagaggaagcatggaggaggaggtgtgatggtgctttgctggtgacacagtctgtgatttatttagaattcaaggcagacttaaccagcatggcagcgatatgccatcccatctggtttgcgcttagtgagactatcatttgtttttccatggacaatgacccaaatcacacctccaggctgtgtaagggctatttgaccaagaaggagagtgatggagggctgcatcagatgacctggcctccacaatcacccaaacttttttacttatttttttatttaacctttatttaaccaggtaggccagttgagaacaagttctcatttacaactgcgacctggccaagataaagcaaagtgacaaaaaacaacacagagttacacatgggataaacaaaagtacagtcaataacacaatagaaaaatctgtatacagtgtgtgcaaatggagtagggaggtaaagcaataaataggccacagtagcgaattaattacaatttagcaaatgaacactggagtgatagatgtgcagatgatgatgtgcaagtagaaatactggtgtgcaaaagagcagaaaagtaaataaaaacaatatggggatgaggtaggtagttggatgggctattttcagatgggctgtgtacagctgcagcgatcagtaagctgctcagatagctgatgcttgaAGTTCGTGAGGGAGAtagaagtctccaacttcagcgatttttgaaatttgttccagtcattggcggccaaagtaggtgttggctttggggattggggacctcaacccaattgagatggtttgggatgagttggaccgcagagtgaaggaaaagcagccaacaagtactcagcatatgtgggaactccttcaagactgttggaaaagcattcctcgtgaagctggttgagagaatgccaagagtgtgcaaagctgtcatcaaggcaaaggttggctactttgaagaatctaaaatattaaataaatgttGATTTAACATTTtctagttactacatgattccatatgtgttatttcatagttgtgacgtcttcactattattctacaatgtagaaaatagtaaaaataaagaaaaacccttgaattaggtGTGATTTTTCACCTTGAGTATTCATACCAGTTACCTTTCAGTTACTGATCCAACAGGCTACCTGCCCTAAAATACCATGTTATGTCTCTTGAGGAGTGTGAGCCAGCCTCAGACTCACCTTCATTAGCCAGCCTCAGACTCACCTTCATTAGCCAGCCTCAAACTCACCTTCATTAGCCAGCCTCAGACTCACCTTCATTAGCCACTTGTTTAAAAAAGTAATGCCGATGGAGAAGACATAGAAAAAGAGGACCAGGCTCACAGACCGGTCTGTCCGGCATAGGATCTGGACAGGGCAAGCTATGGTGCAGGTTCACTCTTCcccacaaaaactactgcaggggCACCATCTTCAAACGGGAGCAATGTACCACACTGTGCTGTGCTGAAGGTTGGACAGTTaaaagggagggaagagggggagagagagaaagatgggagtaGTTGACAATATAATCAAATTACTGATATAATTTGCTGCTAGCTGAGCAtgaaacctggtctcagagcatttcgtattattctgtatgtaaatccgagAAGCTCCATTTGTTTGATATGATACGTTTGGTATCGTCAGAGATACATTTGAGGAGATGGGGAAACTCCATTGGAATCGTATTAACGCCCATTGTGTACGTTGCCCATGCTATGTCAATGGGCAGCGCGGTGCATTCTGGGTGATTCTGGGACTAAGGAGTGTTCTCCTTCAGGCAGTGAACAAGAGTCAATTGGGCActagctcaaaaacccaacaCTAGCATTAATTTTGTCAACAATTAGTACAATATTACAAATCTTTTCCAAGATGTGAGATAATGAACTTGCTATCTGTAGTATTGTATAGTTTTGGAATTGTGAAATTACGTACTTCCGTGGAAAATCACAGTGTCTCTCTAATTATAACCTGACTTTGAGAAGGGATTGCGTGACGATCAGTTTAGCAACTGCGTGATGCAGCAAGACAATGTGAATGTGATTGGTCTAGTCTGCTGGGTGGGACGTTATACGTTCCTCCATTCATTGCCCAATGGGATTCATATCTCCTCCCTTCTCTAATATCTCTGGTATGGTTTACATAAAACAGATGGTTAAGGCAAACATTGGGTGGTTTGTTGGGGTAGGTGTATAACTCTTACGTCtaacaacccaaaggttgcgagtttGAATCTCTTCACGGACAACTTTAGTATTTTAGCAACTTTAagtacttactactttttagctactttgcaactacttagctaaacctttctctaaccctaaccattttagataacccttcccctaactcctaaacttaactcttagtctagctaacgttagcgagagggctaacattagccacaatTTGTAACATAACATACATTTTGCAGATCCATAACATATTGTTCATTTAGCAAAATCGTAACAAATAATACAAtttgtaattcataacatatcatacaaaatggagtTCAGGTTTAAAATACAGAATAGTATGAAATGCTCCGATACCAGGTTGCAGCGAGCATGTGACAGACTGAGTTGAACAATCTGTCTGACCAGTCTTATCAGTAAGCATACTCCAATGTTTATGTTGGCACAGGCATAGGTTTAAATGTGTGTGGTAGTAATACTATACACGAGCATGCAGATTTTACAAAAAATGGAATGATTAAACACTGTAGCAGAGATGTCACCAGAAATCGATTGCATTGCTGATGACACCGGAAAGCAGTATGTATGGGCAAACCACCGGGCTAGTAGTCGATAACTTGCTAGTTAGCTCCGGTTTGGCGCTAGCTGCACCAGAGATCTTATAAAACTGTGGCTCAACTTGCGAACGGCGGCGGTAACGTAAGCTAAGTTTGGCAGGTCCCGGTTGCCTGCTTCTTATTCGATGAGGTTTAACAGCGGTTGGCATCCAACATGTTGCATTTCCGCCACCTACTCGACAACTCCCGTATACTTTGCTCCCGTCGGCTGCTGTACAGCTAGGTCTAATTTAATTGTAAATGTACTCTTGTGAATATGAAATTTGgcaaaaagaataatgaaattgaTTACATTAAATTGTTTACAATTATTTCTATCGTAGGTATATAATCCTAGCAGTACATCTCTCCATAATAGGGTCAAATATTAATTAATATGTTAAACTATAAATCTACTgtctttttgtattttttattgtattttattttttattattattttttattatgaaCACAACGAATACAAAAGAACAGAAATATACAAACAAGAGTACATAAACCTAACAGTATGACATATCAAGATTAATTTTCAAATTGTTAAATACTTTTATGGTGCATAttgcttttttgtttttacatttactgaTAGAAGTttaatattattttttaaattctatcTTAAACAATGTGAAAGGGGGTTTGTTCTTTGCCCACTTCATTTTATGGACAAATAATCTTCCATTAAAGataaacaaattaacaatgaaAGTTAAATCAGGGTCCATATCATTTGGTTCAAAATAAAAGTTCAAATTAACATTTATAGTTGTTTCTTTTAAAATAAAATCTTCTAACTCACACAAAAATCTTCTGACAAAAGAGTagtcccaaaataaatggtcaaGAGTCTCTGGGTCACAATCACAAAATACACATTTATTATCACATTGCTAACAgaattacaaaagggttttctaatgatcaattagccttttaaaatgataaacttgaattagctaacacaacgtgccattggaacacaggagtgatggttgctgataatgggcctctgtacgcctatgtagatattccattaaaaaaatctgccgtttccagctgcaatagtcatttacaacattaacaatgtctacactgcttttctttcaaaaacaaggacgtttctaagtgaccccaaacttttgaacggtagtgtatgttaaGGTTCACTCTTAGTTTTCCTTATCGCCACTGTGGAATGTCCATGTTGATGGTCTTGGTTCTCTTGATCCATCCACCTGTCTTCTTTGTTAGTCAGGCCTGACGCCTTCATCACGTAGTTTATtcctgtaatgtcatgtaatatgGCTGAAGATGCAGAATTTTATGCCAGGCCCCTTCTAATAGTGTAAAACAGACTCGTTAGATCTTTGACCACACACCCTCAAGACAGACTACATGTCCTCTGTCAAATCAAGACTGGAATTTTTACTCAAAACAAAAGTTGTAAAAGTATGCTAGACATTTATAGAATAAATCACACCTAGTTTGATGTTTCTGTGACCAACTGAATTAGTTACTGATTTATACAGCATTTGAAACTTTGTATGTATTCCAACAAATCAAAACTGGAATTTTTATTCAAAACAAAGGTTGTAAAAGTATGCTAAACATTTATAGGAAAAAAACATCTGTTTTTACGTTTCTGTGACAATCGATCAATTAGTTATTGATTTTTACCATTTTAAAATGACTTTTggcgaatgtctgttgaatgtgtAATGTGTGAATATAAAACCAACTTTACCTCGGTGTCTTACCGCAGATTCTTTACATGAATACAGTGTCAAAAAAGATGCAACGGCGTTTCTGGGTGGTCGTTATAAAAAGGTACAATTTGAATGTATGCCTTTTTTCacacttcttcatatagtggttttCAGAGGCGATGGATCACTCTCCCTACCTGGTCCAGGATGACCTGAATCAAGTGCGCCCCATTCAATTACGGCAGAGCACAACCACTCCCTCAATgaaatcaagacaaaggagatgattgtggactacaggacaaggaggaccgagcacgtccccattctcatcgacggggctgtagagaagcaggttgagagcttcaagttccttggtgtccacatcaccaacaaactagcatgggtcctcagatcctcaaagttatacagctgtaccatcgagagcatcccgactggttgcatcaccgcctggtatggcaactgctcagcctccgactgcaaggcactacagagggtagtgcgtgtggcccagtacatcactggggccaagcttcctgcaatccaggaccgctataccaggcagtgtcagaggagggTCCTAAATATTGtcaaaaagactccagccacccttgttctctctgctaccgcacggcaagcagtaccggagcaccaagtctaggtccaaaaggcttcttaacagcttctacccccaagccataagactcctgaacagctaatcaaatggctacccagactatttgcattgtccccctctcccccactcttacactgctgctactctctctttattatctataaattgtcactttaactctacctacatgtagatATTACCTTACATTTACCTTGACTTACCGGTCCCCCGCACATTGATTGacgctgtaccggtaccccctgtatatagcctcgctgctgcaattttactgctgctctttaattatgtttttatttttaacttaacacttatttttcttaaaactgcattgttggttaagcatttcactgtaaggtctaatcttgttgtattcggcgcatgtgacaaataacatttgatttgagccCCACTCATCGCAGCTAGGTGGCAGTATTATTATTTTTCCAAGCAAAATAACGCCAAGACAAGTGCTGTATGTACTTCCGGTGGCAACTACAGCGAAGAAGAAATCGTTAATTCGGAGGTTTGGCTCCTAGGTTTTTATCATTGATATTAAGCTAAAATAAATATAAACACCTCGACACAAATCGTTTCATGATTCCAATTGCATCTTCCTGAAACGTTTGCGAAACACCTTTGGACACTGGGATTTGTAACTAGCCAGCTAAGTTAGCCACGTTATtaattagctagatagctaacgcTAGCTACAATTGCTAGCTCTAGTACACAGTTTGGCGCTGGTAGAATGGCGGAGGAGGAAGACGAAACCAATTTCGACGAGGATTTGGATGACGGGGCGGGTGGAACCGATGGGAGCCACGGCAAGCGAAAACGGTTGTTTTCTAAAGAGCTTCGGTGTATGATGTATGGGTTTGGAGACGACCAGAATCCCTACACGGAATCAGTGGACATCCTGGAGGACCTTGTGATCGAGTTCGTCACGGAGATGACACACAAAGCCATGTCCATCGGACGTCAGGGCCGTGTCCAAGTGGAAGACATTGTTTTCCTCATCCGGAAAGATCCAAGGAAGTTTGCCAGAGTGAAGGACCTCTTGACGATGAACGAGGAGTTGAAGAGAGCCCGCAAGGCCTTTGATGAAGCAAACTATGGTTCTTAGGTCCTGTGGTTGTAGAGGGATACGGGcttcaacattttttttttttttttcgcatTGTCCATGCTGTTTATTCTGCTATGATTATTAAACATGTTTTTATAAGGCTCTTAACGTTTATTTTGTAGCAGATGTGGCCATAGAGATGTTAATTGACCATCCACTTGTGACTTCAGATATGTTTGTGCTCATGTCAAATGCCAATGCCTTACATATCTTTATCATCTTTGTGTGGCTTTCTGGCAGACTAGATGCTATGTTGCTGCCTTTCAGTTGGGAATTGCACGTTTGTTCACAAATAATTTCTCAATCTAATACCCGAGCTGACACTGAAAAAAATGGtctgtacccttgagcaaggcacttaaccctaatttgttTTAGGGGGCTGCCTACTATGGCTTTTACCCTGTAAAACATcccatttcactgcacctatccggtgtatgtgaGAACCTAATACTGGAAAGTTCTCATTAAAGTCTGTCTGCTGAAGGATATTGCTTTGCAGTATAAATCATGTCATGTGAGCTAACTTTGCTCTTGTGAGAGGATTGTCCCATTCATCGCTAAGGATAGGCATAGTGAAATGAATACAGTAACTTACACCTTTTGACACCGTCTTCCATCCTTTACGGAGATATTTCAGGACATGGCCCAGAGGGGAGGTTAATGTAGACTTTCTATATGAATCCATGGATGGGTTTTTGTTCCGGAACCATTTAACTTGCTCCTACACCTTTAGACAGTGGATATATAGTGTTATCGTTGAATTAACTATTTGGCCTGTTCTGTtattaaatgtttgcaaatgaatGCACATGGACCTAACTGCACGCAATAAAACTGCAGGACTGAGTTTATCATTTGTCTCTTAACCCTGGGTTTCCCCAAACTCTGTCCTGGAGCCCTCCCTAGGCACACCTTTTGTTTTTGTAACCAaggactacacagctgattcaaacaaccaactcatcaagctttgaatcagctgtgtagtgctaaggcAAAAGGTGCACCCCTGGGGGCAGGACCAACTTTAGGAAACGCTGCCTTAACCCACTGTATCAGTACTCTATTTTAAGTGGGACTCCTTTGGCTACTTAGTTTGCATAATCAATATATTAAAAACTTGCCAGGATTTCCCCCTGATGGtatatatttatttgtattttgcaATGAGTAAGTAGGCCTAGCTTCACTGCTTTCTAATCTGGCTTGTTATTTTGGTCCAAAACAGTAACAACGGCATCAAAGACAAGATGGATGTATGAATCAAAGTAAAACTAAAACATTTTGACATTCCTCAATAATAGCCTACAGACCAACTTCCAGTGAGCATGTGTTTATTAATATCTCCTTTCAAACTATTTGTTATTACAGTGACGTGATTGGTCTAAGCAGTGATCACAAGCAGCCCATTAGACTACGTCCTGACTAAGCTCCCAGCTTCAGGCTGTTGTGCTGAGTGCCTTTGATGCACTGAGCCATTCTGTAGAGTTGCAGTTATTTTCACATCCCGGGCCTTGCCCAACTGATTTGGGGAACAGCAGCAGCTTGGCGTCATAATCACAAGCAGGAAGGGCTCAAAAGCTCTGGTAACTTCCACCAGGTGCCTGTCGAACAGGTCTAGTTGTTTTTCGAGGTGGATGAACGGGGGCAATGGACC
The sequence above is a segment of the Oncorhynchus nerka isolate Pitt River linkage group LG20, Oner_Uvic_2.0, whole genome shotgun sequence genome. Coding sequences within it:
- the LOC115101953 gene encoding transcription initiation factor TFIID subunit 13-like, translating into MAEEEDETNFDEDLDDGAGGTDGSHGKRKRLFSKELRCMMYGFGDDQNPYTESVDILEDLVIEFVTEMTHKAMSIGRQGRVQVEDIVFLIRKDPRKFARVKDLLTMNEELKRARKAFDEANYGS